GCATTTCTCCCCAAAATATTAGGTCATGGTACCATTATGAAGTCTTCAAAAGGAAAATTTTCTCACATACTGAATTCTATATTCCATATTTTTCTATTAGCTCTTTTGCTTTAGAAATACAGGCACTCATGGCATCTGCCTTTGATAATCCTAGAAAGATACAAACAGATTGACTCACTGACCGATGTTATTGGGAAATTAAGAAGGTTtgtttcacttatttaaaaattaaccacCTTGTTGAGGTTCCAAGCTTCCCACTTAGCCTTGCCTTTTAGATTTAACAGTCCTGGACACTCTGCCAAAAGGAGGACAGATATATTTTCAGGGTTACTTTTTACTCTATGCTTCTAGAAATACTGTTCAGTGAAAcgtattgttatttttttaatgacaaccCAGTACCAGTATCTACATCTCCAATTACAGATTGTTTGTAGAGCCCATAGGGTTCTTTTAGTTCCTCACCATCTGGCCTGGTTTTCAGCTTCCTCATGTCTTTGGCCGCCTTTTCAAAATCAGCCTAAAGCAAAAAGGCACAAAGTGTGCATTTGCTAACTTTCGGCAGGTCCATTTGCTTTGGGGAAACgtaaagaggaggagggagcttTCAAACAGAAATGAACTATTACTGCTCTGGTTCCACCAGAATTATCCTAACCTAGTTTAATTTGTGGACACTTCCCCTGGTCCTTACCTGCTACATAGACAATGTACCCACGTATTAGATACGGAGAACTAAATAAAATTCTTAACACATTACTGACCACAGACGTATTAACACATCTTTCGTTACCCGAATGTTATTGACCAGAGACATTTCAATATTCATTTACATAACAAATCGCTGGCCACAGGCgtcagtttctgcaaaaatctcCTGGTCAGcaatgagttaatatttaaaatgtttaatttatctatgtttaaaaactgaagaagacatgaataaatggaaagatattccatgtgcaTGGATAGGAAGAATTAATAG
Above is a genomic segment from Pseudorca crassidens isolate mPseCra1 chromosome 1, mPseCra1.hap1, whole genome shotgun sequence containing:
- the ACBD7 gene encoding acyl-CoA-binding domain-containing protein 7, with the translated sequence MRVIKKVKADFEKAAKDMRKLKTRPDGEELKEPYGLYKQSVIGDVDTECPGLLNLKGKAKWEAWNLNKGLSKADAMSACISKAKELIEKYGI